From the genome of Deltaproteobacteria bacterium, one region includes:
- the rpmE gene encoding 50S ribosomal protein L31 gives HPKYVTATVKCACGNTFETMSVTEEIKVAICSNCHPFFTGKQKLIDTAGRIEKFERKYGKGAKA, from the coding sequence CATCCGAAGTACGTCACCGCGACCGTGAAGTGCGCCTGCGGGAACACCTTCGAGACGATGTCGGTCACGGAGGAGATCAAGGTGGCGATCTGCTCCAACTGCCACCCGTTCTTCACGGGCAAGCAGAAGCTGATCGACACCGCGGGACGGATCGAGAAGTTCGAGAGGAAGTACGGCAAGGGGGCGAAGGCTTAG